One part of the Strix aluco isolate bStrAlu1 chromosome 27, bStrAlu1.hap1, whole genome shotgun sequence genome encodes these proteins:
- the ATP5F1B gene encoding ATP synthase F(1) complex subunit beta, mitochondrial, translating into MLGLAGRCSAAAAAAARPLLRRGARPGRDLLPLLLSRGAGPAAAAGARRDYAAQPAPAAKAGATTGRIVAVIGAVVDVQFDEGLPPILNALEVQGRDTRLVLEVAQHLGENTVRTIAMDGTEGLVRGQKVLDSGAPIRIPVGPETLGRIMNVIGEPIDERGPITTKQFAAIHAEAPEFVEMSVEQEILVTGIKVVDLLAPYAKGGKIGLFGGAGVGKTVLIMELINNVAKAHGGYSVFAGVGERTREGNDLYHEMIESGVINLKDATSKVALVYGQMNEPPGARARVALTGLTVAEYFRDQEGQDVLLFIDNIFRFTQAGSEVSALLGRIPSAVGYQPTLATDMGTMQERITTTRKGSITSVQAIYVPADDLTDPAPATTFAHLDATTVLSRAIAELGIYPAVDPLDSTSRIMDPNIVGPEHYDVARGVQKILQDYKSLQDIIAILGMDELSEEDKLTVARARKIQRFLSQPFQVAEVFTGHMGKLVPLKETIKGFKQILAGDYDHLPEQAFYMVGPIEEAVAKAEKLAEEHA; encoded by the exons ATGTTGGGGCTCGCGGGTCGCtgctcggccgccgccgccgccgccgcccggccgctgctgcgccgcggggcccggccgggccgcgaCCTCCTGCCGCTGCTCCTCAgccgcggggccggcccggccgccgccgccggggcgc GACGGGACTATGCCGCCCAGCCAGCCCCCGCCGCCAAGGCCGGCGCGACCACCGGCCGCATCGTGGCCGTCATCGGCGCGGTGGTGGACGTGCAGTTCGACGAGGGGCTGCCCCCCATCCTCAACGCCCTTGAGGTGCAGGGCAGGGACACGCGGCTGGTGCTGGAGGTGGCTCAGCACCTGG GGGAGAACACGGTGCGCACGATCGCCATGGACGGGACAGAAGGGCTGGTGAGAGGACAGAAGGTGCTGGACTCCGGCGCACCCATCCGCATCCCCGTCGGCCCCGAGACCCTGGGCAGGATCATGAACGTCATCGGGGAGCCCATCGACGAGAGGGGCCCCATCACGACGAAACA GTTTGCTGCCATCCACGCCGAAGCCCCCGAGTTCGTGGAGATGAGCGTGGAACAGGAGATCCTGGTGACGGGGATCAAGGTGGTGGATCTGCTGGCTCCCTACGCCAAGGGCGGCAAGATCG GTCTGTTTGGGGGCGCCGGCGTCGGCAAGACGGTGCTGATCATGGAGCTGATCAACAACGTGGCGAAGGCCCACGGCGGTTACTCGGTGTTCGCCGGCGTGGGGGAGCGAACCCGCGAGGGCAACGACTTGTACCACGAGATGATCGAGTCTGGGGTCATCAACCTGAAAGATGCCACTTCCAAG GTCGCGTTGGTCTACGGGCAGATGAACGAGCCCCCGGGCGCCCGCGCCAGAGTGGCCCTGACGGGGCTGACGGTGGCCGAATACTTCAGGGACCAGGAGGGCCAGGACGTGCTGCTCTTCATCGACAACATCTTCCGCTTCACCCAGGCTGGCTCCGAG GTGTCGGCCCTGCTGGGCAGAATCCCCTCGGCCGTGGGCTACCAGCCCACGTTGGCCACCGACATGGGCACGATGCAGGAGCGGATCACCACCACGCGCAAGGGCTCTATCACGTCGGTGCAG gccatCTACGTGCCGGCTGACGACTTGACCGACCCCGCCCCGGCCACCACCTTCGCCCACCTGGACGCCACCACGGTGCTGTCGCGCGCCATCGCCGAGCTGGGCATCTACCCGGCCGTGGACCCGCTGGACTCCACCTCCCGCATCATGGACCCCAACATCGTGGGCCCCGAGCACTACGACGTGGCCCGGGGGGTGCAGAAGATCCTGCAG gaCTACAAGTCCCTGCAGGACATCATCGCCATCCTGGGCATGGACGAGCTCTCCGAGGAGGACAAGCTGACGGTCGCCCGCGCCCGCAAGATCCAGCGCTTCCTCTCGCAGCCCTTCCAGGTGGCCGAGGTCTTCACTGGCCACATGGGCAAGCTGGTGCCGCTCAAGGAGACCATCAAGGGCTTCAAGCAGATCCTGGCAG GTGACTACGACCACCTCCCGGAACAGGCCTTCTACATGGTGGGGCCCATCGAGGAGGCGGTGGCCAAGGCCGAGAAGCTGGCGGAGGAACACGCCTGA